TCGGACAGCTGGATTGGACTGAGATAAGGATTTTATATTGTGAGAATTAGTACAGAACAGAATAGCGAGCTTGGACAATAAAAATTGATATTGCGCAGCTTCTTCTTAGCCTTCATCCTGCTAAGACTCTGAAAGCTTTGGCAAAGCCTAGAAATTTCACAAGCCAAAACGCGTTGGAAACCAGAAGCCAGAATTTTAGTTCCGGAAGTAAAGTAGAAGAGCTGTCTTAAATGAAATTGACGCAATCTTCGTTAGCTCAAAGGAAATTTTTCTATACAGGTGTCTGCAGTCACAAATCTGCGCGACAAGTAGTACTATCAACAGCATCCTTCATACCTTACACACGCCAAACAACGCTCAGCCAGTTTATGCCTTCCACACTCGTCGGACAGCCTCGGTGATACCAACATCGTTAGTCTCGAACTCGTACAGACCAACTCCAACGAGGACAGTCGCAATGTTGAGGAGCCAGTTGAAGATCTTTCGGAGGCCGGGGTAGGTCCTTGAGGGAATGTAGTCGATGACGACCTGCTGGAAGCCCATGTgggagtggaggaggagaacaCTGCAGAGGATGGCGTCGAGAGTTGGGTTGAGAGATCCAGCGGCGAAGGGAGCGACGGTCAAGGGGACGAGACCGGCGGCGAGGAGGCGCTCGAAGGCCCAGTGGTAAGAGCCGTGGGCAGCGTTGGGCTCGGGGATGGGAGCAGGGTCGTTGACTAGAGTATTTGTTAGCTATCGATATTCATATCATGTGAAGCCGGTCAAGTTGCGATTCGGCTTTTGGATGTGTTCGTACCACCACCCTCGATGCGCTCTGAGAATACGTTAGCATATGGTCCTTATAATAGAGGCACTGGTACGCACGAGGTCCGGGAGGGAGAATAGCAGATCGTCGAGCAGTGTTGTGGAAAGCAGCGACGCCCTTAAGCTGAGATCGGATGCTAGGCATAGGCATGAAAGTGCTTCGGGTCGCGGGGACAGCGGCCAATCGAGAAGCCATAGCGGTCTGCCTAAGCAGAGAGGAACGCGCAATTGAGGCCATTTTGAAGCGTTGAGTGATCtattcttggtgatgttgtcgcGGCGCTCAATTGGTGGCTGCTTCGAAGGGCGTCAGTGGATCAGAGGAAGAATTggattgatgatgtcgacttGACCTGGATCAATCAATTCGAACTGGCCCCGGAACTGGATGTCCTACCATTGCCGAGGATCTCGAATTACCTCTTTCGTGATTGGTTCAAGGCGTCCCGAAGGTTTCCCTGTGGTGTGGATCCCTCTACCTGTCACGGAGCCAATAGCGCTGTTTCGTCAGTGTCATCTGTGATTGGCCAACATTTGAAGATTCTATCCGACGTCGCTTGGATTTTTTTGGGTGGGCTAACAGCTTCGAGCCATGATGCCCAGATTTGtttgagttggagaagagttGGTTGCTGAAGACGATTTCGTTCTTTGCCATCCCAATTATTTCAACTGAGAAATTGCTCAATCCGACCACCATGGCGATCCATGCCATCGTCTCGAAACTCGCTCCCTCACGAACAACCATATATCCGAGATGCCTTAATGCACAACGGTCTCTCCAAGTTCGAAACATCGCGACGACGTACCTCAAGAAAGTTGCAGAAGGCGAGGAGAGATGGAAAGAGAGGGCAGAGAAGATTCAGAAAGGCGAGATCCCACACACATGGGATGTTCTCCAGGAACGAGGATATATCAAGGATGTGGCAGGGTATGCGACACTACCCATGATGCTCAACTCGACTATATATCTAACTTATACATCAGATCCcccgagaagatcaaggaaatTATGCGAGTCAGGAGGATAGGCTCCTACGTCGGTATCGATCCCACCGCCGACTCGATGCACGTCGGTCACTTGCTACCGCTGATGCCCATGT
This genomic interval from Fusarium verticillioides 7600 chromosome 1, whole genome shotgun sequence contains the following:
- a CDS encoding succinate dehydrogenase (ubiquinone) membrane anchor subunit — encoded protein: MASIARSSLLRQTAMASRLAAVPATRSTFMPMPSIRSQLKGVAAFHNTARRSAILPPGPQRIEGGVNDPAPIPEPNAAHGSYHWAFERLLAAGLVPLTVAPFAAGSLNPTLDAILCSVLLLHSHMGFQQVVIDYIPSRTYPGLRKIFNWLLNIATVLVGVGLYEFETNDVGITEAVRRVWKA